Within Thermus sp. CCB_US3_UF1, the genomic segment CTTTCTTGCCCCCCCCGGGGCGGCGGGCCCGGGCATGGGCCTCCCCCTCCTCCTCCTGGTCCTCCTCTCCCCCCTGGTGCCCCGCCTGCCCTGGCCGGCGGGGAGGCTTCTGGGCGGGGGGCTGGTCCTGGTGGGGCTTGGGGGGGTATTGGGGGCCCTGAGCCCCAGCCTTGCCCTTTGGACCTTCGCCCGCCTCCTCCAGGGGGTGGGGGCGGCCCTGGTGCCCGCCTTGGCCATCGCCCTGGTGCCCCTTCTCTTTCCCCAAAGGGCCCTGGAGATGGCCGGGGTGTACATGGCGGGGAACGTCCTGGGAGGGGGCCTGGGCCGGGTGCTGGCCGGCCTTCTGGCGGAAGGGGTGGGGGTGCGGGGAGCTCTCCTCAGCCTCTCCCTCCCCGCCCTCCTCTTAGGCCTCCTCCTGGTGCGCGCCCCCGGGGGGCTTCCCCCCTTGGGCCGGCCCCAGTACGACCTCTCCGCCCTCCCCCTGTATGGCGTGGGGAGCATCCTCCTCTTCCTCAACCTCTTCCTGGCCAACCTCCTCCCCTACCGCCTCCTGGAGCTGGGTTTCCGCCCGGGAGAGGTGGGGCTTGTGTACCTGGCCTACCTCTTCGGCATCCCGGGAAGCGCCCTCTCCGGGATGCTGGCCCGGCGGCTGGGGGCGGTGGCCACCTTCCGCCTGGCCTTCCTCCTGGTCCTGTTGGGCCTGGGGCTCCTCCTCTTCCCGCCCCCCTGGCTGGTCCTGGGCTTCGTCCTGATGATGGCCGCCCTCTTCACCGCCCAGAGCCTGGCCTCGGGGGCGGCGGGACGGCGGGGGGCAGGGGTGAGCGGGACCTACGTGGCGGGCTTCTACCTGGGAGGGACCCTGGCGGGCCTCCTTTACCCCCTTTTCCTCCACAGCTTCCCCCTGGCCGTGGGGGTGGGGGCGCTTCTGGCCCTTCTGGCCCTCCTCCTCGCCCCCGTGCGCTGAGGGCGTAGGATGGCCCCATGGACCTCCACGCCGCCGACCAGTACCTGGTGGCCCCGGCGGAAACGGGGCTCCTAGCCGTCTACGCCCGCCTCGAGGGCACGGGGCTTTACCCGCCCTTTCCCCCGGTGGAGCTCCCCGGAGGGGTAGGGGGGCTTCTCGCCCGGGGCGGGTTCGCCCAGACCTTCTTCTTTCCCGCCGAGGTCCTGGGCCTCACCTTCCGCACCCCCAAGGGGCGGGTGGTGCGGGCCGGGGGGGTGGTGGTGAAGAACGTGCAGGGGTACGACCTGGTGCGCCCCTTCGTGGGGAGCTTCGGGCTTCTGGGGGAGGCCCTGGAGGCGGTCTTCCGCCTGCGACCAGGGCGGGCCTCGGCCTTCCTTAGGCGGCCTTTTTCCGGGACCTTTCCTGCCCTTTCCCCCACCCCCCGCTTCCTCTTCGCCCTGGAGGAGGAGGGAAGGTGGTGGCTTTACGCCTTCCACTTCGGCCCCTCTCGGGAGGTGGCCCGCTTCCGGGAAGCCTTCGCCGGGGAGGAGGCCGGGCCCTTAGACCTCCGCCCCCGCTTCCCCCGGGGCATGGGGGTGGGGGAAGGCCCCCTGAGGGACCTCCGCTTCTCCTGGCAGGACGGGGGGGAGGCCCCAAAGCCCTCCCCCTTGTTCCAGAGGCTGGCGGAGGCCCTCTAACCCCGGGCCGCCAAGCAGGGTATCCTCTAGGGGATGCGGGAGCTGGAACGGGAAGCCCTAGCCGCCATAGAAAGCGCCCAGGACCTGAAGGCCCTCCAAGCCCTCAAGGCCCGCTACCTGGGGAGGAAGGGTCTCCTCACCCAGGAGATGAAGGCCCTGGCCGCCTTGCCCCTGGAGGAGCGGCGGAGGCGGGGGCAGGAGCTCAATGCCCTCAAGGAAACCCTGGAGCGGGCCATTGAGGAACGGGAGCGGGCCCTGGAGGCCAAGGCCCTGCAGGAGGCCCTGGAGAAGGAGCGCCAGGACGTGAGCCTTCCCGGGGTGGGGTTCTTCCCTGGGGGCCTCCACCCCATCACCCTGATGGAGCGGGAGCTGGTGGAGATCTTCCGCGCCCTGGGTTACCAGGCGGTGGAGGGCCCCGAGGTGGAGGGGGAGTTCTTCAACTTTGACGCCCTCAACATCCCCGAGCACCACCCGGCCCGGGACATGTGGGACACCTTCTGGCTCCAGGGGGAGGGGCTGGGGCTTCTTGGGCCCCTGGGCGAGCGGGTGGAGGGGCGGCTTCTCCTGCGCACCCACACCTCCCCGATGCAGGTGCGCTACATGGTGGCCCACACGCCGCCTTTCCGCATCGTGGTCCCCGGTCGGGTCTTCCGCTTTGAGCAGACCGACGCCACCCACGAGGCCGTTTTCCACCAGTTGGAGGGGCTGGTGGTGGGGGAGGGAATCAGCATGGCCCACCTCAAGGGGGCCATCTACGAGCTGGCCCAGGCCCTTTACGGCCCCCATTCCCGGGTGCGCTTCCAGCCCGTTTACTTCCCCTTCGTGGAGCCGGGGGCCCAGTTCGCCATCTGGTGGCCCGAGGGGGGGAAGTGGCTGGAGCTGGGCGGGGCGGGGATGGTCCACCCCGCGGTCTTCCAGGCGGTGGACCGGTACCGGCAGGCCCTGGGCCTTCCCCCTGCCTACGAGGGGGTCACGGGCTTCGCTTTCGGCCTGGGGGTGGAGCGGCTGGCCATGCTGCGCTACGGCATCCCCGACATCCGCTACTTCTTCGGCGGACGGCTGAAGTTCCTGGAGCAGTTTAGGGGGGTTTTATGAGGGTGCCCTTCTCCTGGCTCAAGGCC encodes:
- a CDS encoding MFS transporter; translation: MRLAVLLSGVALYSALYAVVPLLPLLERLFLAPPGAAGPGMGLPLLLLVLLSPLVPRLPWPAGRLLGGGLVLVGLGGVLGALSPSLALWTFARLLQGVGAALVPALAIALVPLLFPQRALEMAGVYMAGNVLGGGLGRVLAGLLAEGVGVRGALLSLSLPALLLGLLLVRAPGGLPPLGRPQYDLSALPLYGVGSILLFLNLFLANLLPYRLLELGFRPGEVGLVYLAYLFGIPGSALSGMLARRLGAVATFRLAFLLVLLGLGLLLFPPPWLVLGFVLMMAALFTAQSLASGAAGRRGAGVSGTYVAGFYLGGTLAGLLYPLFLHSFPLAVGVGALLALLALLLAPVR
- a CDS encoding DUF5639 domain-containing protein — translated: MDLHAADQYLVAPAETGLLAVYARLEGTGLYPPFPPVELPGGVGGLLARGGFAQTFFFPAEVLGLTFRTPKGRVVRAGGVVVKNVQGYDLVRPFVGSFGLLGEALEAVFRLRPGRASAFLRRPFSGTFPALSPTPRFLFALEEEGRWWLYAFHFGPSREVARFREAFAGEEAGPLDLRPRFPRGMGVGEGPLRDLRFSWQDGGEAPKPSPLFQRLAEAL
- the pheS gene encoding phenylalanine--tRNA ligase subunit alpha, producing MEREALAAIESAQDLKALQALKARYLGRKGLLTQEMKALAALPLEERRRRGQELNALKETLERAIEERERALEAKALQEALEKERQDVSLPGVGFFPGGLHPITLMERELVEIFRALGYQAVEGPEVEGEFFNFDALNIPEHHPARDMWDTFWLQGEGLGLLGPLGERVEGRLLLRTHTSPMQVRYMVAHTPPFRIVVPGRVFRFEQTDATHEAVFHQLEGLVVGEGISMAHLKGAIYELAQALYGPHSRVRFQPVYFPFVEPGAQFAIWWPEGGKWLELGGAGMVHPAVFQAVDRYRQALGLPPAYEGVTGFAFGLGVERLAMLRYGIPDIRYFFGGRLKFLEQFRGVL